A stretch of the Procambarus clarkii isolate CNS0578487 chromosome 47, FALCON_Pclarkii_2.0, whole genome shotgun sequence genome encodes the following:
- the LOC138350723 gene encoding uncharacterized protein, whose amino-acid sequence MLKNAPNKLGGNRYKVQTLSQMGGASCGDTVRRMMRRIGTYGVWSQYSLVGRKRKRVFKTLDICNVIIKACINTHTNATERDVETSIADMLKNAPNKHGGNRYKGGEARIHVHHIAESDVSNNENSGEPGAWHTAESSLMSI is encoded by the exons atgttgaagaacgccccaaacaaactcggtggaaacagatacaag gtccagacgctgtctcaaatgggcggtgcaagctgtggagacacagtgagacgaatgatgaggaggatagggacctatggggtctggtctcagtattcactcgttgggcgcaagaggaaacgtgtcttcaaaaccttggatatttgtaatgtaataataa aagcctgtatcaacacccacactaatgcaactgaaagagatgttgagacaagtattgctgatatgttgaagaacgccccaaacaaacacggtggaaacagatacaag ggtggtgaagcaagaatacatgtgcatcacatagcagagtcggatgtatcgaataatgaaaacagcggagagcctggtgcatggcataccgctgaatcttctctaatgtctatatag